A window from Cygnus olor isolate bCygOlo1 chromosome 13, bCygOlo1.pri.v2, whole genome shotgun sequence encodes these proteins:
- the LOC121077057 gene encoding diacylglycerol kinase delta-like isoform X9, whose protein sequence is MGWSGDDAREMQKSVKEGLLLKQTSSFQRWKRRYFKLRGRTLYYAKDAKSLIFDEVDLSDASVAETSTKNINNSFTVITPFRKLILCAENRKEMEDWIGALKSVQKWEIHEATQFNMEHFSGMHNWYACSHARPTFCNVCREALSGVTSHGLSCEVCKFKAHKRCAVRATNNCKWTTLASIGTEIIEDEDGVAMPHQWLEGNLPVSARCAVCDRTCGSVRRLQDWRCLWCKAIVHSACKELFGKRCPLGQYKVSIIPPTALNSIDSDGFWKATCPSTCSSPLLAFVNSKSGDNQGVKFLRKFKQFLNPAQVFDLMNGGPHLGLRLFQKFSTFRILVCGGDGSVGWVLSEIDALGLHKQCQLGVLPLGTGNDLARVLGWGSLCDDDTQLLQILEKLERATTKMLDRWSVMTYEAPKQSPPALKEEEDGDSNIQAQISHYADSVAFHLAKILESDKHSVVISSAKFLCGTVNDFVAEVGRAYKRATENKQEAELMARKCAMLNEKLDSLVRELTEEAQAIVVPEGTPQATLADTKELEKGGFNPSPVPRIFKSKEQLMLRANSLKKALRQIIEQAEKAVDEQNKQTQAYRASTVPSKKDSSEELNKEEERLCSRRETVTSATSSILLERPDTFGSLQFPEDPGALHFSEKCVMNNYFGIGLDAKISLEFNNKRDEHPKKCSSRTKNMMWYGVLGTKELLQRTYKNLEQRVQLECDGVPISLPSLQGIAVLNIPSYAGGINFWGGTKEDNNFGAPSFDDKKLEVVAVFGSIQMAVSRVINLQHHRIAQCRVVKITIRGDEGVPVQVDGEAWIQPPGVIKIQHKNRAQMLTRDRAFESTLKSWEDKQKGESYRAGARPRLSSQQSMEYLTEEESSLLQQLSRAAESLIARIHEAAKAHKAVEQELAHAVNTSALALSEALSNKASSTAEFLSRNAAVEVVLSIKALYAETRAFLEGKAVSAGPGTPPSPPAEGSPPPAGGSRAGDGPCPPQLDSPQEEEALQGPLSALGQELQRLLDIHWLVPIAHPAEELLQESGGSANKGSFKLRLNIPKPRKDKAQKQKANSALPADKWGAEEVAAWLEALGLGEYRDIFVRHDIQGSELILLERRDLKDLGITKVGHMKRILQAIKELSNPP, encoded by the exons ATGGGCTGGAGCGGGGACGATGCCCGCGAGATGCAG AAGAGCGTGAaggaggggctgctgctgaaacagACGAGCTCCTTCCAGAGGTGGAAGAGGAGGTACTTCAAGCTGCGGGGCAGGACGCTTTATTACGCCAAGGATGCCAAG TCCCTGATCTTCGACGAGGTGGACCTGTCCGACGCCAGCGTGGCCGAGACCAGCACCAAGAACATCAACAACAGCTTCACG GTGATCACGCCTTTCCGGAAGCTCATCCTGTGCGCCGAGAACCGCAAGGAGATGGAGGACTGGATCGGCGCCCTGAAGTCTGTCCAGAAGTGGGAGATCCACGAG GCCACGCAGTTCAACATGGAGCACTTCTCGGGCATGCACAACTGGTACGCCTGCTCCCACGCCAGGCCCACCTTCTGCAACGTCTGCCGCGAGGCCCTCTCAGGGGTCACCTCCCACGGCCTCTCCTGTGAAG TGTGCAAGTTCAAGGCACACAAGCGCTGCGCCGTCAGAGCCACCAACAACTGCAAGTGGACCACGCTGGCCTCCATCGGCACGGAAATCATCGAGGACGAGGATGGG GTGGCCATGCCCCACCAGTGGCTGGAGGGGAACCTGCCCGTCAGCGCGCGCTGCGCCGTCTGCGACCGCACCTGCGGCAGCGTCCGGAGGCTGCAGGACTGGCGGTGCCTCTGGTGCAAAGCCATC GTCCACAGCGCCTGCAAGGAGCTCTTCGGCAAGAGGTGCCCCCTGGGCCAGTACAAGGTGTCCATCATCCCGCCGACTGCCCTGAACAGCATCGATTCGGATG GTTTCTGGAAGGCCACCTGCccctccacctgctccagccctctcctgGCCTTCGTCAACTCCAAGAGCGGGGACAACCAAGGCGTCAAGTTCCTGCGCAAGTTCAAGCAGTTCCTCAACCCGGCCCAGGTCTTCGACCTCATGAACGGGGGCCCGCACCTGGG GCTGCGCCTCTTCCAGAAGTTCTCCACCTTCCGCATCCTGGTGTGCGGCGGCGACGGCAGCGTGGGCTGGGTGCTCTCCGAGATCGACGCCCTGGGGCTGCACAAGCAA TGCCAGCTGGGCGTCCTGCCCCTGGGCACCGGCAACGACCTGGCgcgggtgctgggctggggcagcctctGCGACGACGacacccagctgctgcagatcctggagaagctggagaggGCCACCACCAAGATGCTGGACCG GTGGAGCGTGATGACCTACGAAGCCCCCAAGCAGTCCCCACCGGCcctgaaggaggaggaggacggggaCTCCAACATCCAG GCCCAGATCTCCCACTACGCCGACTCCGTCGCCTTCCACCTGGCCAAGATCCTGGAGTCGGACAAGCACTCGGTGGTGATCTCGTCTGCCAA GTTCCTCTGCGGCACCGTCAATGACTTCGTGGCTGAGGTTGGCCGGGCGTACAAGAGAGCGACCGAGAACAAGCAGGAGGCCGAGCTGATGGCGAGGAAG TGCGCCATGCTGAACGAGAAGCTGGACTCGCTGGTGCGGGAGCTGACCGAGGAGGCTCAGGCCATCGTGGTCCCCGAGGGGACGCCGCAGGCCACCCTGGCCGACACCAAAGAGCTGGAGAAAGGCGGCTTCaaccccagccccgtgccccgcATCTTCAAAtccaaggagcagctgatgCTGCGGGCGAACAGCCTGAAGAAAGCCCTGCGGCAGATCATCGAGCAGGCGGAGAAAG CTGTGGACGAGCAGAACAAGCAGACCCAAGCCTACCGTGCCAGCACAGTCCCCAGCAAGAAGGACAGCTCGGAGGAGCTCAataaggaggaggagaggctcT GTTCCCGGCGGGAGACGGTGACCTCCGCCACGTCGTCCATCCTCCTGGAGCGGCCGGACACCTTCGGCAGCCTGCAGTTCCCCGAGGACCCTGGCGCGCT ccACTTCTCGGAGAAATGCGTCATGAACAACTACTTCGGCATCGGCCTGGATGCCAAGATCTCGCTGGAGTTCAACAACAAGCGGGATGAGCACCCCAAGAAGTGCAG CAGCCGCACCAAGAACATGATGTGGTACGGGGTGCTGGGCAccaaggagctgctgcagcgCACCTACAAGAACCTGGAGCAGCGGGTGCAGCTGGAG TGCGACGGGGTGCCCATCTCGCtgcccagcctgcagggcaTCGCTGTCCTCAACATCCCCAGCTACGCCGGGGGCATCAATTTTTGGGGAGGCACCAAGGAGGACAAC AACTTCGGAGCCCCGTCCTTCGACGACAAGAAGCTGGAGGTGGTGGCCGTCTTCGGCAGCATCCAGATGGCCGTGTCGCGGGTCATCAACCTGCAGCACCACCGCATCGCCCAG TGCCGCGTGGTGAAGATCACCATCCGCGGGGACGAGGGCGTCCCCGTGCAGGTGGATGGAGAAGCCTGGATCCAGCCGCCCGGCGTCATCAAGATCCAGCACAAGAACCGAGCCCAGATGCTGACCAGGGACCGG GCGTTTGAAAGCACCCTCAAGTCCTGGGAAGACAAGCAGAAGGGGGAGAGCTACCGTGCGGGCGCGCGGCCGCGGCTCAGCTCGCAGCAGTCCATGGAGTACCTGacggaggaggagagcagcctcctgcagcagctctcacGGGCGGCCGAGAGCCTCATCGCCAG GATCCACGAGGCGGCCAAGGCTCACAAAGCcgtggagcaggagctggcccaCGCCGTCAACACCAGCGCCCTGGCGCTGAGCGAGGCGCTCTCCAACAAAGCCTCCAGCACCGCCGAG ttTCTCAGCAGGAACGCGGCCGTGGAGGTGGTGCTGAGCATCAAGGCGCTCTACGCCGAGACCAGGGCGTTCCTGGAAGGGAAGGCGGTGAGTGCGGGGCCGGGgacccccccgagccccccagctGAGGGGTCCCCCCCGCCGgcgggtggcagcagggctggggacggTCCCTGTCCCCCGCAGCTGGACTcgccccaggaggaggaggcgctGCAGGGCCCCCTGAGCGCGctgggccaggagctgcagcggCTGCTGGACATCCACTGGCTGGTGCCCATCGCCCACCCTGCAGAGGAG ctcttgCAGGAGAGCGGTGGCAGTGCCAACAAGGGCAGCTTCAAGCTTCGCCTCAACATCCCCAAGCCCAGGAAGGACAAGGCGCAGAAGCAGAAGGCCAACAGCGCGCTGCCAG CGGACAAGTGGGGCGCTGAGGAAGTGGCGGCTTGGCTGGAAGCGCTCGGTTTAGGGGAGTACAGGGACATTTTTGTCCGGCATGACATCCAGGGCTCAGAGTTGAtcctgctggagaggagagaCCTGAAG GACCTGGGCATCACCAAAGTCGGCCACATGAAGAGAATCCTCCAGGCCATCAAGGAGCTCAGCAACCCGCCCTAG
- the LOC121077057 gene encoding diacylglycerol kinase delta-like isoform X7, which produces MGGSQRVPPSRPCRASLGPLRCQGRHPRASSGEKMAEKVVAGDLFLRQARESVSSLDSDKLSPVSPEAGGEESSDSEGEQEGSTHKLIRKVSTSGQMRSKKSVKEGLLLKQTSSFQRWKRRYFKLRGRTLYYAKDAKSLIFDEVDLSDASVAETSTKNINNSFTVITPFRKLILCAENRKEMEDWIGALKSVQKWEIHEATQFNMEHFSGMHNWYACSHARPTFCNVCREALSGVTSHGLSCEVCKFKAHKRCAVRATNNCKWTTLASIGTEIIEDEDGVAMPHQWLEGNLPVSARCAVCDRTCGSVRRLQDWRCLWCKAIVHSACKELFGKRCPLGQYKVSIIPPTALNSIDSDGFWKATCPSTCSSPLLAFVNSKSGDNQGVKFLRKFKQFLNPAQVFDLMNGGPHLGLRLFQKFSTFRILVCGGDGSVGWVLSEIDALGLHKQCQLGVLPLGTGNDLARVLGWGSLCDDDTQLLQILEKLERATTKMLDRWSVMTYEAPKQSPPALKEEEDGDSNIQAQISHYADSVAFHLAKILESDKHSVVISSAKFLCGTVNDFVAEVGRAYKRATENKQEAELMARKCAMLNEKLDSLVRELTEEAQAIVVPEGTPQATLADTKELEKGGFNPSPVPRIFKSKEQLMLRANSLKKALRQIIEQAEKAVDEQNKQTQAYRASTVPSKKDSSEELNKEEERLCSRRETVTSATSSILLERPDTFGSLQFPEDPGALHFSEKCVMNNYFGIGLDAKISLEFNNKRDEHPKKCSSRTKNMMWYGVLGTKELLQRTYKNLEQRVQLECDGVPISLPSLQGIAVLNIPSYAGGINFWGGTKEDNNFGAPSFDDKKLEVVAVFGSIQMAVSRVINLQHHRIAQCRVVKITIRGDEGVPVQVDGEAWIQPPGVIKIQHKNRAQMLTRDRAFESTLKSWEDKQKGESYRAGARPRLSSQQSMEYLTEEESSLLQQLSRAAESLIARIHEAAKAHKAVEQELAHAVNTSALALSEALSNKASSTAEFLSRNAAVEVVLSIKALYAETRAFLEGKALDSPQEEEALQGPLSALGQELQRLLDIHWLVPIAHPAEEESGGSANKGSFKLRLNIPKPRKDKAQKQKANSALPADKWGAEEVAAWLEALGLGEYRDIFVRHDIQGSELILLERRDLKDLGITKVGHMKRILQAIKELSNPP; this is translated from the exons ATGGGGGGCTCCCAGCGGGTGCCCCCCTCCCGGCCCTGCCGCGCTTCCCTCGGCCCGCTGCGCTGCCAG GGCCGTCACCCCCGGGCGAGCAGTGGGGAGAAGATGGCCGAGAAGGTGGTGGCCGGGGACCTGTTCCTGCGGCAGGCGCGGGAATCGGTGTCGTCCCTGGACTCGGACAAGCTGTCCCCCGTCTCGCCCGAGGCGGGCGGCGAGGAGTCGTCGGACAGCGAGGGcgagcaggagggcagcaccCACAAGCTCATCCGCAAGGTGTCCACCTCCGGGCAGATGCGGAGCAAG AAGAGCGTGAaggaggggctgctgctgaaacagACGAGCTCCTTCCAGAGGTGGAAGAGGAGGTACTTCAAGCTGCGGGGCAGGACGCTTTATTACGCCAAGGATGCCAAG TCCCTGATCTTCGACGAGGTGGACCTGTCCGACGCCAGCGTGGCCGAGACCAGCACCAAGAACATCAACAACAGCTTCACG GTGATCACGCCTTTCCGGAAGCTCATCCTGTGCGCCGAGAACCGCAAGGAGATGGAGGACTGGATCGGCGCCCTGAAGTCTGTCCAGAAGTGGGAGATCCACGAG GCCACGCAGTTCAACATGGAGCACTTCTCGGGCATGCACAACTGGTACGCCTGCTCCCACGCCAGGCCCACCTTCTGCAACGTCTGCCGCGAGGCCCTCTCAGGGGTCACCTCCCACGGCCTCTCCTGTGAAG TGTGCAAGTTCAAGGCACACAAGCGCTGCGCCGTCAGAGCCACCAACAACTGCAAGTGGACCACGCTGGCCTCCATCGGCACGGAAATCATCGAGGACGAGGATGGG GTGGCCATGCCCCACCAGTGGCTGGAGGGGAACCTGCCCGTCAGCGCGCGCTGCGCCGTCTGCGACCGCACCTGCGGCAGCGTCCGGAGGCTGCAGGACTGGCGGTGCCTCTGGTGCAAAGCCATC GTCCACAGCGCCTGCAAGGAGCTCTTCGGCAAGAGGTGCCCCCTGGGCCAGTACAAGGTGTCCATCATCCCGCCGACTGCCCTGAACAGCATCGATTCGGATG GTTTCTGGAAGGCCACCTGCccctccacctgctccagccctctcctgGCCTTCGTCAACTCCAAGAGCGGGGACAACCAAGGCGTCAAGTTCCTGCGCAAGTTCAAGCAGTTCCTCAACCCGGCCCAGGTCTTCGACCTCATGAACGGGGGCCCGCACCTGGG GCTGCGCCTCTTCCAGAAGTTCTCCACCTTCCGCATCCTGGTGTGCGGCGGCGACGGCAGCGTGGGCTGGGTGCTCTCCGAGATCGACGCCCTGGGGCTGCACAAGCAA TGCCAGCTGGGCGTCCTGCCCCTGGGCACCGGCAACGACCTGGCgcgggtgctgggctggggcagcctctGCGACGACGacacccagctgctgcagatcctggagaagctggagaggGCCACCACCAAGATGCTGGACCG GTGGAGCGTGATGACCTACGAAGCCCCCAAGCAGTCCCCACCGGCcctgaaggaggaggaggacggggaCTCCAACATCCAG GCCCAGATCTCCCACTACGCCGACTCCGTCGCCTTCCACCTGGCCAAGATCCTGGAGTCGGACAAGCACTCGGTGGTGATCTCGTCTGCCAA GTTCCTCTGCGGCACCGTCAATGACTTCGTGGCTGAGGTTGGCCGGGCGTACAAGAGAGCGACCGAGAACAAGCAGGAGGCCGAGCTGATGGCGAGGAAG TGCGCCATGCTGAACGAGAAGCTGGACTCGCTGGTGCGGGAGCTGACCGAGGAGGCTCAGGCCATCGTGGTCCCCGAGGGGACGCCGCAGGCCACCCTGGCCGACACCAAAGAGCTGGAGAAAGGCGGCTTCaaccccagccccgtgccccgcATCTTCAAAtccaaggagcagctgatgCTGCGGGCGAACAGCCTGAAGAAAGCCCTGCGGCAGATCATCGAGCAGGCGGAGAAAG CTGTGGACGAGCAGAACAAGCAGACCCAAGCCTACCGTGCCAGCACAGTCCCCAGCAAGAAGGACAGCTCGGAGGAGCTCAataaggaggaggagaggctcT GTTCCCGGCGGGAGACGGTGACCTCCGCCACGTCGTCCATCCTCCTGGAGCGGCCGGACACCTTCGGCAGCCTGCAGTTCCCCGAGGACCCTGGCGCGCT ccACTTCTCGGAGAAATGCGTCATGAACAACTACTTCGGCATCGGCCTGGATGCCAAGATCTCGCTGGAGTTCAACAACAAGCGGGATGAGCACCCCAAGAAGTGCAG CAGCCGCACCAAGAACATGATGTGGTACGGGGTGCTGGGCAccaaggagctgctgcagcgCACCTACAAGAACCTGGAGCAGCGGGTGCAGCTGGAG TGCGACGGGGTGCCCATCTCGCtgcccagcctgcagggcaTCGCTGTCCTCAACATCCCCAGCTACGCCGGGGGCATCAATTTTTGGGGAGGCACCAAGGAGGACAAC AACTTCGGAGCCCCGTCCTTCGACGACAAGAAGCTGGAGGTGGTGGCCGTCTTCGGCAGCATCCAGATGGCCGTGTCGCGGGTCATCAACCTGCAGCACCACCGCATCGCCCAG TGCCGCGTGGTGAAGATCACCATCCGCGGGGACGAGGGCGTCCCCGTGCAGGTGGATGGAGAAGCCTGGATCCAGCCGCCCGGCGTCATCAAGATCCAGCACAAGAACCGAGCCCAGATGCTGACCAGGGACCGG GCGTTTGAAAGCACCCTCAAGTCCTGGGAAGACAAGCAGAAGGGGGAGAGCTACCGTGCGGGCGCGCGGCCGCGGCTCAGCTCGCAGCAGTCCATGGAGTACCTGacggaggaggagagcagcctcctgcagcagctctcacGGGCGGCCGAGAGCCTCATCGCCAG GATCCACGAGGCGGCCAAGGCTCACAAAGCcgtggagcaggagctggcccaCGCCGTCAACACCAGCGCCCTGGCGCTGAGCGAGGCGCTCTCCAACAAAGCCTCCAGCACCGCCGAG ttTCTCAGCAGGAACGCGGCCGTGGAGGTGGTGCTGAGCATCAAGGCGCTCTACGCCGAGACCAGGGCGTTCCTGGAAGGGAAGGCG CTGGACTcgccccaggaggaggaggcgctGCAGGGCCCCCTGAGCGCGctgggccaggagctgcagcggCTGCTGGACATCCACTGGCTGGTGCCCATCGCCCACCCTGCAGAGGAG GAGAGCGGTGGCAGTGCCAACAAGGGCAGCTTCAAGCTTCGCCTCAACATCCCCAAGCCCAGGAAGGACAAGGCGCAGAAGCAGAAGGCCAACAGCGCGCTGCCAG CGGACAAGTGGGGCGCTGAGGAAGTGGCGGCTTGGCTGGAAGCGCTCGGTTTAGGGGAGTACAGGGACATTTTTGTCCGGCATGACATCCAGGGCTCAGAGTTGAtcctgctggagaggagagaCCTGAAG GACCTGGGCATCACCAAAGTCGGCCACATGAAGAGAATCCTCCAGGCCATCAAGGAGCTCAGCAACCCGCCCTAG
- the LOC121077057 gene encoding diacylglycerol kinase delta-like isoform X12, translating into MGWSGDDAREMQKSVKEGLLLKQTSSFQRWKRRYFKLRGRTLYYAKDAKSLIFDEVDLSDASVAETSTKNINNSFTVITPFRKLILCAENRKEMEDWIGALKSVQKWEIHEATQFNMEHFSGMHNWYACSHARPTFCNVCREALSGVTSHGLSCEVCKFKAHKRCAVRATNNCKWTTLASIGTEIIEDEDGVAMPHQWLEGNLPVSARCAVCDRTCGSVRRLQDWRCLWCKAIVHSACKELFGKRCPLGQYKVSIIPPTALNSIDSDGFWKATCPSTCSSPLLAFVNSKSGDNQGVKFLRKFKQFLNPAQVFDLMNGGPHLGLRLFQKFSTFRILVCGGDGSVGWVLSEIDALGLHKQCQLGVLPLGTGNDLARVLGWGSLCDDDTQLLQILEKLERATTKMLDRWSVMTYEAPKQSPPALKEEEDGDSNIQAQISHYADSVAFHLAKILESDKHSVVISSAKFLCGTVNDFVAEVGRAYKRATENKQEAELMARKCAMLNEKLDSLVRELTEEAQAIVVPEGTPQATLADTKELEKGGFNPSPVPRIFKSKEQLMLRANSLKKALRQIIEQAEKAVDEQNKQTQAYRASTVPSKKDSSEELNKEEERLCSRRETVTSATSSILLERPDTFGSLQFPEDPGALHFSEKCVMNNYFGIGLDAKISLEFNNKRDEHPKKCSSRTKNMMWYGVLGTKELLQRTYKNLEQRVQLECDGVPISLPSLQGIAVLNIPSYAGGINFWGGTKEDNNFGAPSFDDKKLEVVAVFGSIQMAVSRVINLQHHRIAQCRVVKITIRGDEGVPVQVDGEAWIQPPGVIKIQHKNRAQMLTRDRAFESTLKSWEDKQKGESYRAGARPRLSSQQSMEYLTEEESSLLQQLSRAAESLIARIHEAAKAHKAVEQELAHAVNTSALALSEALSNKASSTAEFLSRNAAVEVVLSIKALYAETRAFLEGKALDSPQEEEALQGPLSALGQELQRLLDIHWLVPIAHPAEEESGGSANKGSFKLRLNIPKPRKDKAQKQKANSALPADKWGAEEVAAWLEALGLGEYRDIFVRHDIQGSELILLERRDLKDLGITKVGHMKRILQAIKELSNPP; encoded by the exons ATGGGCTGGAGCGGGGACGATGCCCGCGAGATGCAG AAGAGCGTGAaggaggggctgctgctgaaacagACGAGCTCCTTCCAGAGGTGGAAGAGGAGGTACTTCAAGCTGCGGGGCAGGACGCTTTATTACGCCAAGGATGCCAAG TCCCTGATCTTCGACGAGGTGGACCTGTCCGACGCCAGCGTGGCCGAGACCAGCACCAAGAACATCAACAACAGCTTCACG GTGATCACGCCTTTCCGGAAGCTCATCCTGTGCGCCGAGAACCGCAAGGAGATGGAGGACTGGATCGGCGCCCTGAAGTCTGTCCAGAAGTGGGAGATCCACGAG GCCACGCAGTTCAACATGGAGCACTTCTCGGGCATGCACAACTGGTACGCCTGCTCCCACGCCAGGCCCACCTTCTGCAACGTCTGCCGCGAGGCCCTCTCAGGGGTCACCTCCCACGGCCTCTCCTGTGAAG TGTGCAAGTTCAAGGCACACAAGCGCTGCGCCGTCAGAGCCACCAACAACTGCAAGTGGACCACGCTGGCCTCCATCGGCACGGAAATCATCGAGGACGAGGATGGG GTGGCCATGCCCCACCAGTGGCTGGAGGGGAACCTGCCCGTCAGCGCGCGCTGCGCCGTCTGCGACCGCACCTGCGGCAGCGTCCGGAGGCTGCAGGACTGGCGGTGCCTCTGGTGCAAAGCCATC GTCCACAGCGCCTGCAAGGAGCTCTTCGGCAAGAGGTGCCCCCTGGGCCAGTACAAGGTGTCCATCATCCCGCCGACTGCCCTGAACAGCATCGATTCGGATG GTTTCTGGAAGGCCACCTGCccctccacctgctccagccctctcctgGCCTTCGTCAACTCCAAGAGCGGGGACAACCAAGGCGTCAAGTTCCTGCGCAAGTTCAAGCAGTTCCTCAACCCGGCCCAGGTCTTCGACCTCATGAACGGGGGCCCGCACCTGGG GCTGCGCCTCTTCCAGAAGTTCTCCACCTTCCGCATCCTGGTGTGCGGCGGCGACGGCAGCGTGGGCTGGGTGCTCTCCGAGATCGACGCCCTGGGGCTGCACAAGCAA TGCCAGCTGGGCGTCCTGCCCCTGGGCACCGGCAACGACCTGGCgcgggtgctgggctggggcagcctctGCGACGACGacacccagctgctgcagatcctggagaagctggagaggGCCACCACCAAGATGCTGGACCG GTGGAGCGTGATGACCTACGAAGCCCCCAAGCAGTCCCCACCGGCcctgaaggaggaggaggacggggaCTCCAACATCCAG GCCCAGATCTCCCACTACGCCGACTCCGTCGCCTTCCACCTGGCCAAGATCCTGGAGTCGGACAAGCACTCGGTGGTGATCTCGTCTGCCAA GTTCCTCTGCGGCACCGTCAATGACTTCGTGGCTGAGGTTGGCCGGGCGTACAAGAGAGCGACCGAGAACAAGCAGGAGGCCGAGCTGATGGCGAGGAAG TGCGCCATGCTGAACGAGAAGCTGGACTCGCTGGTGCGGGAGCTGACCGAGGAGGCTCAGGCCATCGTGGTCCCCGAGGGGACGCCGCAGGCCACCCTGGCCGACACCAAAGAGCTGGAGAAAGGCGGCTTCaaccccagccccgtgccccgcATCTTCAAAtccaaggagcagctgatgCTGCGGGCGAACAGCCTGAAGAAAGCCCTGCGGCAGATCATCGAGCAGGCGGAGAAAG CTGTGGACGAGCAGAACAAGCAGACCCAAGCCTACCGTGCCAGCACAGTCCCCAGCAAGAAGGACAGCTCGGAGGAGCTCAataaggaggaggagaggctcT GTTCCCGGCGGGAGACGGTGACCTCCGCCACGTCGTCCATCCTCCTGGAGCGGCCGGACACCTTCGGCAGCCTGCAGTTCCCCGAGGACCCTGGCGCGCT ccACTTCTCGGAGAAATGCGTCATGAACAACTACTTCGGCATCGGCCTGGATGCCAAGATCTCGCTGGAGTTCAACAACAAGCGGGATGAGCACCCCAAGAAGTGCAG CAGCCGCACCAAGAACATGATGTGGTACGGGGTGCTGGGCAccaaggagctgctgcagcgCACCTACAAGAACCTGGAGCAGCGGGTGCAGCTGGAG TGCGACGGGGTGCCCATCTCGCtgcccagcctgcagggcaTCGCTGTCCTCAACATCCCCAGCTACGCCGGGGGCATCAATTTTTGGGGAGGCACCAAGGAGGACAAC AACTTCGGAGCCCCGTCCTTCGACGACAAGAAGCTGGAGGTGGTGGCCGTCTTCGGCAGCATCCAGATGGCCGTGTCGCGGGTCATCAACCTGCAGCACCACCGCATCGCCCAG TGCCGCGTGGTGAAGATCACCATCCGCGGGGACGAGGGCGTCCCCGTGCAGGTGGATGGAGAAGCCTGGATCCAGCCGCCCGGCGTCATCAAGATCCAGCACAAGAACCGAGCCCAGATGCTGACCAGGGACCGG GCGTTTGAAAGCACCCTCAAGTCCTGGGAAGACAAGCAGAAGGGGGAGAGCTACCGTGCGGGCGCGCGGCCGCGGCTCAGCTCGCAGCAGTCCATGGAGTACCTGacggaggaggagagcagcctcctgcagcagctctcacGGGCGGCCGAGAGCCTCATCGCCAG GATCCACGAGGCGGCCAAGGCTCACAAAGCcgtggagcaggagctggcccaCGCCGTCAACACCAGCGCCCTGGCGCTGAGCGAGGCGCTCTCCAACAAAGCCTCCAGCACCGCCGAG ttTCTCAGCAGGAACGCGGCCGTGGAGGTGGTGCTGAGCATCAAGGCGCTCTACGCCGAGACCAGGGCGTTCCTGGAAGGGAAGGCG CTGGACTcgccccaggaggaggaggcgctGCAGGGCCCCCTGAGCGCGctgggccaggagctgcagcggCTGCTGGACATCCACTGGCTGGTGCCCATCGCCCACCCTGCAGAGGAG GAGAGCGGTGGCAGTGCCAACAAGGGCAGCTTCAAGCTTCGCCTCAACATCCCCAAGCCCAGGAAGGACAAGGCGCAGAAGCAGAAGGCCAACAGCGCGCTGCCAG CGGACAAGTGGGGCGCTGAGGAAGTGGCGGCTTGGCTGGAAGCGCTCGGTTTAGGGGAGTACAGGGACATTTTTGTCCGGCATGACATCCAGGGCTCAGAGTTGAtcctgctggagaggagagaCCTGAAG GACCTGGGCATCACCAAAGTCGGCCACATGAAGAGAATCCTCCAGGCCATCAAGGAGCTCAGCAACCCGCCCTAG